The segment AATAGGCAAAGAAAAAGTCCGGGTTTCCCCTTGGGTGTTTGCGAGGAAAATTTTTCCGAGCTTGCTAACAATTTTCTTGAATATATTTACATAGGTATTATAATTGAATTATATGAAATAAAATGGGGGGATTGTAAATGATATGTTCAAAATGTGGGAGTGAAAACTCTGATGAAAGTTTATTTTGTAATAGATGTGGTGCAAAATTAGTTGAAACAAATAATGCTGTTATTGATAAAGAGGAAGTAAAGCAAGATACTATTGAAGACAAAGAAAGTAATGCAGAAAAGAGCGAGTTAAATGTAAAAAATAAGAAAATTACTAAAAATAAAATTATATTAACCATGATTTCTATTTTAATAATAGCAGGTTGTTTTGTAGGGTATAAATATTATGATAATCATAAAAAAACAGAAGAAGCAAAAAAATATCATGAAAAATATGAATTAACCTTTGCAAAAACAACTCTGGATATTTTAACTGAAACATGTGCTGCACAACTTATGTGTAGCCAAATTTCAGACACATGGAGAAATGCTATTGACTCGTCATATAAAGATTTTAATACTGAAATCGCAAATCAACAAAAGCAATGGCAAGATAAAGGTGTGCTTAAAGAAAGAGAAACTGCAAAGAATAACATTGAAAAAAATATGAAAGAATTACGTAATCCGCCTAAAGATTATGAAGAAGCTTATAAATTATTTGTAGATTTATACAGTATATACGGACAAGTTTATAGTCAAGCTATATCACCTCAAGGTTCAATAATTACATATAATCAAGATGTAAATCAAAAATCAAGTGAGTTTAGTCAAATTTATGATAAGATAAAGGTTTTAGAGCCTGACATTGAAACAAAAGCAAAGAAAAAATAATATAATAATAAATGTCTTAAGCTTATACAAAGAAGTATAGGCTTTTTCTATTTTTGGAAGGAGCTGATGTTATGCACATAAATGAAAATCTAATATTACAATGCCTATGTTGATTTATAATGAAAATTGGGTTCTCTTTTACTTTTGGTGAAAGACAATAAAAGAATCTCGGGTTTCCCCTCATAGAAAACAAGCCATTTGTTGGTTATTTACAAAAATCAATACTTTTTACATGTATCTCGGTGTCTCACAGATACGTATAAAAAAGGGGGCATTAGATGTAAAGCATTTACATTAAAGCTTTAATGTATAGTATAATAGCCATTTTAAAAAGATACACAATAACATTGTGTATCTTTTTTGAATTTTGTTAAGCATTGATATAGTTTTTTATGTAATTTGTAACCTATTTTTACATCTATCATGGATTCTACTCTATTAAAAACTATATTGAATTTTTTGTAAATAGTAGTATACTATATAAAAAGTGTTAAATAATGTATAAGGAAAAATTTGGATGAAAGGTTGATTATATGTATATAAAAAATAAAAACTTAGTAGAAAAAGATTTTGAAGATAAAAAATTGGTTTTAAATTTACAAGATGAACAAGTTTATGAACTAAAAGATGTTGAAATAGATATATGGAATGGAATTGATGAGCTTAAAGAATTTAATGAAATTTCAAATGTTATATGCAATAAGTATAGAGTAGATAAGGAATTAGTAAATAAAGATTTGAATGAATTCTTAAATCAGTTAATGGTTAATGAGTTGATAATTAAAGAATAAGATCAATTTTAAATAAGTATAAATATTATATAGGTGGGTAAAGTGATGGAATTTAAAAAAACTTTGTTATGGGATATTACTTCAGAATGTAATTTAAGATGTAAACATTGCTATAATGCAGAAAAATATTTTAATGATAAAAAAATAAATATAATATATTAAATACAGAAGAATGTAAAAATGTAATAATTTCTATAAAACGTGAAAATTTTGATCATATACATTTATTAGGAGGAGAACCGTTATTTCGTAAAGATATATTTGAATTGATAGATTTTGCTAGACAACAAAATTTATATGTAACAATAAATACTAATGGTACTTTATTAAATAGTATGAATGTTAGAAGATTAATAAAGTCAGGGATAAATCAAATAACTATAAGTTTAGATGCGCCTGTAGAGACTTTAAATGATGAAATTAGAGGAAATGGTGTATTTAATAAAGTAATTAGCAATATAAAGATTTTAAATAGTATATTAAAAGAAACAGATCAAAATGTAATTGTTCAAATTGCAACTGTTATTACTGAAAAGAATGCTAAGTATGTAAAACAATTTCCTAAATTATTAAAACAATTAGATATTAAATATTTAAGTGTTTTATCTTTGTATAAATGTGGAAATGCTAATAAAAATAACAAAGAACTTTTTTATAGTATTAATACGGAAATACAAACTTTGAGAGAATTATTATGTAAATCAAAGTTTGTTTATCCTGAACTATATATACAATTAGATTGTAAACCTATAGTTTCTTCGTATATTAATAGAATTTCTGGAGAAATTTATTGTCAAATAAATAAATCAAATTGTAGGGCAGGAGATAAAATTTGGTTATTAGAGCCTAACGGTGATTTATATCCATGTGGTTCTTGTAATTTATCTACAGCACAAGATGTAAAAGAGCGTAATATTCTTATGGGTAAAGCACTGAATATAAATAAAATCAAGTCTTTTGATGAAATATACAATTGTGATTTATATAAAAGTTTTTACAAATTAAAGTCTACATATATCCATAATAAATATGTATGTTCTAAGT is part of the Haloimpatiens sp. FM7315 genome and harbors:
- a CDS encoding PqqD family protein; protein product: MYIKNKNLVEKDFEDKKLVLNLQDEQVYELKDVEIDIWNGIDELKEFNEISNVICNKYRVDKELVNKDLNEFLNQLMVNELIIKE
- a CDS encoding radical SAM protein, encoding MKRENFDHIHLLGGEPLFRKDIFELIDFARQQNLYVTINTNGTLLNSMNVRRLIKSGINQITISLDAPVETLNDEIRGNGVFNKVISNIKILNSILKETDQNVIVQIATVITEKNAKYVKQFPKLLKQLDIKYLSVLSLYKCGNANKNNKELFYSINTEIQTLRELLCKSKFVYPELYIQLDCKPIVSSYINRISGEIYCQINKSNCRAGDKIWLLEPNGDLYPCGSCNLSTAQDVKERNILMGKALNINKIKSFDEIYNCDLYKSFYKLKSTYIHNKYVCSKCEFNDICTGECPLILKHNYDICDFIINEEEKYYDSLKEKTFKVCNDVLYGVYDENLIAFNIKKGIKKKMNRWKKCIFSNIAQNDNLSIKEIYNSCNINIKPTEIQFSRFILDLNAESYIQEII
- a CDS encoding zinc ribbon domain-containing protein, which translates into the protein MICSKCGSENSDESLFCNRCGAKLVETNNAVIDKEEVKQDTIEDKESNAEKSELNVKNKKITKNKIILTMISILIIAGCFVGYKYYDNHKKTEEAKKYHEKYELTFAKTTLDILTETCAAQLMCSQISDTWRNAIDSSYKDFNTEIANQQKQWQDKGVLKERETAKNNIEKNMKELRNPPKDYEEAYKLFVDLYSIYGQVYSQAISPQGSIITYNQDVNQKSSEFSQIYDKIKVLEPDIETKAKKK